One region of uncultured Sulfurimonas sp. genomic DNA includes:
- the tmk gene encoding dTMP kinase, which produces MYIAIEGIDTSGKSTQIQMLKESFPDALITKEPGGTKIGQKIREIVLNDKAQSKKAEFLLFLADRAEHIKEVVEPNLHKMIISDRSVVSGVAYALIQGEISQTAILHLNRFATDEIYPQKVFLLKLTKEELEFRLSQKKLDAIELRGVDYLLEIQDAIIKATELLKLELVIIDATKTIEEITKELLKNIKETND; this is translated from the coding sequence ATGTACATTGCAATAGAAGGTATAGATACATCTGGAAAAAGCACTCAAATACAGATGTTAAAAGAAAGTTTTCCAGATGCGCTCATAACAAAAGAGCCTGGTGGAACAAAAATTGGGCAAAAAATCAGAGAAATTGTTCTTAATGATAAGGCACAAAGTAAAAAAGCTGAGTTTTTACTATTTTTAGCTGATCGTGCTGAACATATAAAAGAGGTTGTAGAACCAAATCTTCATAAAATGATAATATCTGATAGAAGTGTAGTTAGCGGTGTTGCATATGCATTAATTCAAGGTGAAATTAGCCAAACAGCAATATTGCATCTAAACAGATTTGCTACAGATGAGATATATCCGCAAAAAGTTTTTCTTTTAAAACTTACAAAAGAAGAGCTTGAATTTAGACTTTCTCAAAAAAAACTAGATGCCATTGAACTTAGAGGTGTTGATTATCTTTTAGAGATTCAAGATGCAATTATAAAAGCAACTGAACTTTTAAAACTAGAACTTGTAATCATAGATGCAACAAAAACTATAGAAGAAATAACAAAAGAATTATTAAAAAATATAAAGGAAACAAATGATTAA
- the coaD gene encoding pantetheine-phosphate adenylyltransferase, with the protein MRRIALYPGTFDPITNGHFDIIERALGLFDELIIAVAVSIDKKPMFSLEERIEMTQKAIGHLNNVSVVGFDNLTVELAKKHGATILIRGLRAVSDFEYELQLGYLNNSLDDSIETVYLMPKLKHAFISSSSVRNLLKFNAKTEHLLPKEVQKIIGDMDSCTLQ; encoded by the coding sequence GCGTAGAATAGCACTATATCCAGGTACTTTTGATCCTATTACAAATGGTCATTTTGATATCATAGAAAGAGCTTTGGGACTTTTTGATGAACTTATCATTGCAGTAGCTGTATCTATAGATAAAAAACCGATGTTTAGCCTTGAAGAACGCATCGAAATGACTCAAAAAGCCATAGGACATTTAAATAATGTAAGTGTTGTTGGTTTTGATAATTTAACCGTAGAACTTGCCAAAAAACATGGAGCTACCATTCTCATTCGTGGACTTCGCGCAGTTAGTGACTTTGAATATGAACTTCAGCTTGGATATTTAAATAACTCTTTAGATGATTCCATAGAAACTGTTTACCTGATGCCAAAACTAAAACACGCATTTATAAGCTCTTCAAGCGTTAGAAATTTACTAAAATTCAATGCTAAAACAGAGCATCTTCTTCCAAAAGAAGTACAGAAAATTATAGGGGATATGGACTCATGTACATTGCAATAG
- the hisS gene encoding histidine--tRNA ligase, which yields MIKSLRGMNDILSEDYERFTYFIDTATEIAKRYGYHFIETPLLEETSLFKRSVGESSDIVGKEMYQFIDKGENDVCLRPEGTAGVVRAFIEKKLDKAGGTHRFFYHGPMFRYERPQKGRLREFHQFGVESFGVDSVYEDASIIMMVSDILKALGIGYRLQLNSLGDNNCMPQYRDNLVEFVKGCGDSICEDCIRRLDTNPIRVLDCKNERCQELYKEAPKLINCLCESCEDDFASLKKILDKNEIKYEIDTNLVRGLDYYSKTAFEFVSDNIGSQSAIAGGGRYDRLVEFLDGRPTPAVGFAMGIERLMELIVMPKRARDGYYIGAMDEEAIDLAIKVTQNKRKTDKVTVDYKTKNLQKHLKAADKVEAKFCCVIGSNELKDETIWVKNLEDKIETTISLKDF from the coding sequence ATGATTAAATCTTTAAGAGGTATGAATGATATATTAAGCGAAGATTATGAAAGGTTTACTTACTTTATTGATACAGCGACTGAAATAGCTAAAAGATATGGTTATCACTTCATAGAAACACCTTTGCTTGAAGAAACATCTCTTTTTAAGCGTTCGGTAGGTGAAAGTAGTGATATAGTTGGTAAAGAGATGTATCAGTTTATAGACAAAGGTGAAAATGATGTTTGTCTTCGTCCTGAGGGAACAGCTGGTGTAGTTCGTGCTTTTATTGAGAAAAAACTTGATAAAGCAGGTGGAACTCATAGATTTTTTTATCACGGACCTATGTTTCGTTATGAGAGACCTCAAAAAGGAAGACTAAGAGAGTTTCATCAGTTTGGGGTTGAGAGTTTTGGTGTAGATAGTGTTTATGAAGATGCTAGCATAATTATGATGGTTAGTGATATTTTAAAAGCTCTTGGCATCGGATATAGACTTCAACTAAACTCTCTTGGGGACAACAACTGTATGCCTCAGTATCGTGATAATTTAGTTGAGTTTGTAAAGGGTTGTGGAGACAGCATCTGTGAAGATTGTATTAGAAGATTAGATACTAATCCTATCCGCGTTCTTGATTGTAAAAATGAGAGATGCCAAGAGTTATACAAAGAAGCTCCAAAACTTATAAATTGTTTATGTGAGAGTTGTGAAGATGATTTTGCATCTCTAAAGAAAATTTTAGATAAAAATGAAATCAAATACGAAATAGACACCAATCTAGTTCGTGGATTAGACTATTACTCAAAAACTGCATTTGAATTTGTAAGTGACAATATAGGCTCACAAAGTGCAATTGCAGGTGGAGGTAGATACGATAGACTTGTAGAATTTTTGGATGGTCGCCCTACTCCTGCAGTTGGTTTTGCTATGGGAATAGAGAGACTTATGGAGCTTATAGTGATGCCAAAGAGAGCTAGAGATGGTTACTATATTGGTGCTATGGATGAAGAAGCTATTGATTTAGCTATAAAAGTTACTCAAAACAAAAGAAAAACAGACAAAGTTACAGTTGATTATAAAACTAAAAACTTGCAAAAACATTTAAAAGCAGCAGACAAAGTAGAAGCTAAATTTTGTTGTGTAATTGGTTCAAATGAGTTAAAAGATGAAACAATTTGGGTAAAAAATTTAGAAGATAAAATAGAAACTACAATATCTTTGAAAGATTTTTAG